One window from the genome of Nicotiana sylvestris chromosome 9, ASM39365v2, whole genome shotgun sequence encodes:
- the LOC138877947 gene encoding uncharacterized protein, which yields MEIGTERIRPNNVCVRAFDGIKRDTIGEIDLILTIGPVDFEVTFQVLDMDTSYSFILGRPWIHAVGAAPSTLHQMVKFEHEDQEIVVHGEDEQSIYLDPSVPCLEAREGSEHIVYQALEIMVVGQCEEGKPCPKPFLSNASIMVAKEMIMRDFKSGKGIRKALQGIAESITLPASEKFFGVGFRPTPADIKWADGRKNDGWVLLQPVPHLYKTFVKPKYNKEENDEAFTAEKIEEICGAMRKILYEAHMVQPGEGSSTTEVLYMGPNGKLQNWKAKPFLIRRESCSNNVALNNMTCLRTSSPDPNTLSNCETMNQEPYYYEKEAFREINRELEQFENKPKPNLNDTEPVHLGNLEEVQETMIRIHANKRTRDALVQLLFEFKDVFAWSYDDMPGLSVDLVVNKLPTYPDYPPVQQKQRKFKTDISDKIKEEVTKQLKAVLALHTSDGAPGGHGSHMQYSDQQSYSALPAHISAPPL from the exons ATGGAAATCGGTAccgaaagaatccgacccaacaatgtctgtgtacgtgccttcgatggtatcaaaagggacacaattggagagattgATCTAATTCTCACCATTggcccagtagactttgaagtaaccttccaggttttggacatggacacatcctacagcTTTATTTTGGGGAGGCCGTGGATTCATGCAGTGGGGGCTGCAccctctactcttcaccagatggtgaagttcgagcatgaggatcaagagattgtggtccacggggaagatgAACAATCAATTTATCtggacccatcagtcccatgtcttgaagcaagagaggggAGTGAGCACATAGTCTATCAGGCCCTTGAAATCATGGTCGTAGGTCAGTGCGAAGAAGGAAAACCTTGCCCTAAACCCTTTCTTTcaaatgcatcaatcatggtcgCTAAGGAAATGATCATGCGCGACTTCAAATCGGGTAAGGGGATCAGGAAAGCATTGCAAGGAATAGCTGAATCTATCACCCTTCCTGCTAGTGAAaagttctttggggtaggctTCAGACCCACACCAGCTGATATAAAATGGGCGGATGGTAGAAAAAATGATGGATGGGTCTTGCTGCAGCCAGTGCCGCATCTGTACAAAACATTTGTCAAGCCTAAATACAATAAAGAAGAAAATGATGAGGCCTTTACGGCCGAAAAGATTGAAGAGATCTGTGGGGCCATGAGGAAGATACTGTATGAagcccacatggttcaaccaggggaaggctcaagcaccaCTGAGGTGTTGTATATGGGACCTAATGGCAAActgcagaattggaaggctaAGCCATTCCTAATCAGGCGGGAGTCCTG ttctaataatgtggctttaaataacatgacatgcttgcgaacttcatccccagatccaaacacgctgtctaaTTGTGAAACAATGAACCAAGAGCCATACTATTATGAaaaagaggcttttagggaaataaatcgagaattggagcaatttgagaataaacctaagccaaacttaaatgatactgagcCAGTACATTTGGGTAATTTAGAAGAAGTCCAAGAGACCATGATAAGAATTCATGCAAATAAAAGAACTAGGGATGCTTtggtccaacttttgtttgagttcaaagatgtgtttgcttggtcatatgatgacatgccaggactcagtgttgatttggtggttaaTAAGTTGCCAACTTACCCTGATTATCCCCCTgttcaacaaaagcagagaaagtttaaaactgatattagtgacaaaattaaagaagaggtcacaaaacagttgaaaGCGGTG ttagCACTACATACTTCTGACGGTGCCCcaggtggccatggttctcacatgcagtattctgatcagcagtcctatagtgcattGCCAGCTCAtatcagtgcacctccacttTAG
- the LOC138877946 gene encoding uncharacterized protein, which produces MGEFPIGYLGLPLSSRKWSKFECQQLIDKITNKIKLTYTKQLSYAGTLQIINSVFFSIYNFCGSVFIIPQSVLKEVDRKCREYLWGDSENKRKVSLVAWDKVCCSKKNGGLNIKECRFWNMAAVGKMVWQLVVNKDSLWIKWVHGVYLKNGEDIWNHKVPADSSWYCRKIKGLADKMQNWYIHGRYRLTSTGVYSINRSYMELRNDHPKLANAELIWTSVAQPKHRFIMWLTIQNRLLTRERLGKLNIPLEESSYCLCDNQVTESADHLFNGCPWFQEVKKGVEQWTGLQLPLGSLRTILQCIKKKKWKKFQREPVAATWGAMVRDYEDDLQKAESELAKARTRLANAEGRATFVQQMKERYETGVTGWEKEISNLEGEMAKQAKKFKARENIVTP; this is translated from the exons ATGGGAGAGTTCCCAATCGGATATCTGGGTTTGCCACTATCCTCAAGAAAGTGGAGTAAATTTGAATGCCAGCAGCTGATAGATAAGATCACTAACAAGATCAAATTGACATATACAAAACAACTCTCCTATGCTGGGACATTACAGATAATAAACTCAGTTTTCTTCTCTATATACAACTTTTGCGGATCTGTATTCATTATTCCTCAAAGTGTGTTGAAGGAGGTAGATAGGAAGTGTAGAGAGTACTTATGGGGTGACTCAGAAAATAAGAGGAAAGTATCCTTAGTTGCATGGGATAAAGTATGTTGCTCTAAGAAGAATGGAGGCTTAAATATCAAAGAATGTAGATTCTGGAACATGGCTGCAGTTGGAAAAATGGTATGGCAACTGGTAGTAAATAAAGATTCATTGTGGATAAAATGGGTACATGGTGTCTACTTAAAGAATGGTGAGGACATCTGGAATCACAAAGTACCTGCAGATAGTAGCTGGTACTGTAGAAAGATCAAAGGGCTAGCTGATAAAATGCAGAATTGGTACATACATGGTAGATATAGGCTCACATCAACAGGAGTCTATTCTATTAATAGGAGTTACATGGAACTAAGGAATGACCACCCAAAGTTGGCTAATGCTGAACTAATTTGGACTTCTGTGGCACAGCCTAAGCATAGATTCATCATGTGGCTAACTATTCAAAATAGACTACTCACTAGAGAAAGACTGGGAAAGTTGAATATACCATTAGAAGAGTCAAGTTATTGTCTCTGTGACAACCAGGTTACTGAGTCAGCTGATCACTTGTTTAATGGTTGCCCATGGTTCCAGGAAGTCAAGAAAGGAGTGGAGCAATGGACAGGATTGCAATTGCCACTAGGAAGTCTGAGGACAATATTACAGTGcatcaaaaagaagaaatggaAGAAATTTCAAAGAGAGCCGGTTGCAGCAACATGGGGAGCAATG gtacgtgactatgaagatgatctgcagaaagctgagtctgaactagcaaaagcgCGAACGAGGTTGGCTAATGCCGAGGGGCGTGCAactttcgttcaacagatgaaagaaagatatgaaacaggggtcacaggttgggaaaaggagATTAGCAATCTCgaaggtgaaatggctaaacaagccaaaaaattTAAGGCCagagagaacattgttacgccttaa